Proteins encoded together in one Bos javanicus breed banteng chromosome 6, ARS-OSU_banteng_1.0, whole genome shotgun sequence window:
- the LOC133249611 gene encoding transmembrane protease serine 11B-like protein isoform X1, which translates to MYRPVTFSRTSLPLWVIFLIVFGVVAILGTTIGLLVHFLAVENKTYYYQGSFKVLNIPYNRNYEKETSPENNYLSKILETKMSDAFQSSSIYRQYINSQVITLVPADNSVTAHIWLVFKAPKSMKENTRRGIESILRQMLRNHSGSLTTDPDSLTLEEISKAKAEKIINNRCGRRPRMSATYDRIRGGSTAQEGEWPWQASLKKNGQHYCGASLISDRYLLTAAHCFKNSQDPRNYTVTFGTRVNLPYMQHYVQQIFIHENYIRGELHDDIAVILLTEKVLFKNDVHSVCLPEATQIFPPGEGVVVTGWGALSYDGEYPVLLQKAPVKIIDTNTCNAWEAYNGMIQDTMLCAGYLEGNIDACQGDSGGPLVHPNSRNIWYLVGIVSWGTECGTVNKPGVYTRVTAYRNWIASKTGI; encoded by the exons AAAACAAGACCTACTATTACCAAGGTAGCTTTAAAGTGCTGAATATCCCATataatagaaattatgaaaaggAGACATCACCAGAAAATAACTATCTTAGCAAAATTCTTGAGACGAAG ATGTCTGACGCATTTCAGAGTTCTAGCATTTACAGACAATACATCAATTCTCAAGTCATCACACTGGT TCCTGCTGACAACAGTGTGACAGCACATATATGGCTGGTATTCAAGGCGCCCaaatcaatgaaagaaaacacaagaaGAGGGATTGAAAGCATCTTACGTCAAATGCTGAGGAACCACTCAGGATCCTTGACCACAGATCCTGATTCGCTTACACTTGAGG aAATCAGTAAGGCCAAAGCTGAAAAGATAATCAACAACC GCTGTGGGAGACGACCAAGGATGTCAGCTACATATGATAGAATCAGGGGTGGATCCACTGCTCAGGAAGGAGAGTGGCCCTGGCAAGCAAGTCTCAAAAAGAATGGCCAGCACTACTGTGGAGCATCTTTGATCAGTGACAGATACCTGTTGACTGCAGCTCACTGCTTTAAAAA ttcacAAGATCCAAGGAACTATACTGTCACCTTTGGCACCAGAGTAAATCTCCCCTATATGCAACACTATGTTCAGCAAATTTTTATTCATGAAAACTACATCAGGGGTGAACTTCATGATGACATTGCAGTTATATTGCTTactgaaaaagttttatttaagaaCGATGTCCATTCAGTTTGTCTTCCTGAAGCCACACAGATTTTTCCACCAGGTGAAGGAGTTGTTGTCACAGGATGGGGAGCACTTTCATATGATG GTGAATATCCAGTATTACTTCAGAAAGCACCTGTGAAGATTATTGATACAAACACTTGTAATGCTTGGGAAGCATATAATGGGATGATACAAGACACAATGCTATGTGCTGGCTACTTAGAAGGAAATATTGATGCATGCCAG ggTGACTCTGGAGGACCACTAGTTCATCCCAACTCTCGAAATATTTGGTACCTTGTTGGAATAGTGAGCTGGGGAACAGAATGTGGTACAGTCAATAAACCAGGAGTCTATACACGAGTGACTGCCTACCGCAACTGGATTGCCTCAAAGACTGGTATCTAA
- the LOC133249611 gene encoding transmembrane protease serine 11B-like protein isoform X2: protein MSDAFQSSSIYRQYINSQVITLVPADNSVTAHIWLVFKAPKSMKENTRRGIESILRQMLRNHSGSLTTDPDSLTLEEISKAKAEKIINNRCGRRPRMSATYDRIRGGSTAQEGEWPWQASLKKNGQHYCGASLISDRYLLTAAHCFKNSQDPRNYTVTFGTRVNLPYMQHYVQQIFIHENYIRGELHDDIAVILLTEKVLFKNDVHSVCLPEATQIFPPGEGVVVTGWGALSYDGEYPVLLQKAPVKIIDTNTCNAWEAYNGMIQDTMLCAGYLEGNIDACQGDSGGPLVHPNSRNIWYLVGIVSWGTECGTVNKPGVYTRVTAYRNWIASKTGI from the exons ATGTCTGACGCATTTCAGAGTTCTAGCATTTACAGACAATACATCAATTCTCAAGTCATCACACTGGT TCCTGCTGACAACAGTGTGACAGCACATATATGGCTGGTATTCAAGGCGCCCaaatcaatgaaagaaaacacaagaaGAGGGATTGAAAGCATCTTACGTCAAATGCTGAGGAACCACTCAGGATCCTTGACCACAGATCCTGATTCGCTTACACTTGAGG aAATCAGTAAGGCCAAAGCTGAAAAGATAATCAACAACC GCTGTGGGAGACGACCAAGGATGTCAGCTACATATGATAGAATCAGGGGTGGATCCACTGCTCAGGAAGGAGAGTGGCCCTGGCAAGCAAGTCTCAAAAAGAATGGCCAGCACTACTGTGGAGCATCTTTGATCAGTGACAGATACCTGTTGACTGCAGCTCACTGCTTTAAAAA ttcacAAGATCCAAGGAACTATACTGTCACCTTTGGCACCAGAGTAAATCTCCCCTATATGCAACACTATGTTCAGCAAATTTTTATTCATGAAAACTACATCAGGGGTGAACTTCATGATGACATTGCAGTTATATTGCTTactgaaaaagttttatttaagaaCGATGTCCATTCAGTTTGTCTTCCTGAAGCCACACAGATTTTTCCACCAGGTGAAGGAGTTGTTGTCACAGGATGGGGAGCACTTTCATATGATG GTGAATATCCAGTATTACTTCAGAAAGCACCTGTGAAGATTATTGATACAAACACTTGTAATGCTTGGGAAGCATATAATGGGATGATACAAGACACAATGCTATGTGCTGGCTACTTAGAAGGAAATATTGATGCATGCCAG ggTGACTCTGGAGGACCACTAGTTCATCCCAACTCTCGAAATATTTGGTACCTTGTTGGAATAGTGAGCTGGGGAACAGAATGTGGTACAGTCAATAAACCAGGAGTCTATACACGAGTGACTGCCTACCGCAACTGGATTGCCTCAAAGACTGGTATCTAA